The following proteins come from a genomic window of Deltaproteobacteria bacterium RBG_16_64_85:
- a CDS encoding cupin: GVTAKIASGEKLMFSLVTLEPGAVVPEHSHPHEQMGMMVSGEMELIVAGESLRLAGNDIYLIPGGVPHKVITGPEGAVALDAFSPPREEYR; encoded by the coding sequence GGAGTGACGGCGAAAATCGCGTCGGGAGAGAAGCTGATGTTTTCCCTCGTGACCCTCGAACCGGGCGCGGTGGTGCCGGAGCACTCCCATCCGCACGAGCAGATGGGGATGATGGTGTCGGGGGAGATGGAGCTCATCGTCGCGGGGGAGTCCCTGAGGCTTGCGGGGAACGACATCTACCTCATCCCCGGGGGGGTGCCGCACAAGGTCATCACCGGGCCGGAGGGGGCGGTGGCGCTGGACGCCTTCTCGCCTCCCCGGGAAGAGTACCGATAG